The following proteins come from a genomic window of Anopheles ziemanni chromosome 3, idAnoZiCoDA_A2_x.2, whole genome shotgun sequence:
- the LOC131288808 gene encoding RNA-binding protein 45-like: MSDYGSGRTKEISEEPPMSRLFIICGKHITKDQLIKHFESDGTIEECVVITDRKTGQGKGVAYVKFTKTSSAARGLLKNATIIEGDTRPIKVMISASYNREKSSDNASDVNENHFLRLFAIVPSSRTEEQLKEEFGSFGTVTQVRLVPDKKNDKQCAAYVKFTTFLETALAIENCNPCYKAKFCVPRNKLQQEKEPKCHASEPVNRKRSHSPERPSSTRGDTKLVAICSVQLNQDRIWRLFDICPGMKYCNIVTANDINITATVVYSNRDDAQRAVDKIHGLEYPIGERVIVRFEEEFKDEIITKDALSQFGPPKPLVTEQVPCVKKAFFICMPEAISVKLLTDAFCRFGDLMKVYIVPGKRHGYAEFASDVAANRAIQQLHGVHLGDCRLKVLECAEYSGENKRNKLEH, from the exons atgTCCGATTACGGCAgtggaagaacgaaagaaatTTCGGAAGAGCCACCGATGTCTCGACTGTTTATCATTTGCGGCAAACACATAACGAAAGATCAGCTGATAAAACACTTTGAATCGGATGGAACGATCGAAGAGTGTGTCGTGATTACGGATCGCAAAACGGGTCAGGGAAAAGGCGTTGCCTACGTAAAGTTCACCAAAACGTCGTCGGCCGCTAGGGGACTGTTGAAGAATGCCACAATTATCGAGGGAGACACACGACCCATTAAGGTTATGATTTCGGCAAG TTACAACCGAGAAAAGTCTAGCGATAACGCATCGGACGTTAACGAAAACCACTTCCTCCGGTTGTTTGCAATCGTGCCGAGCAGTCGAACGGAGGAACAGCTCAAAGAAGagttcggttcgttcggtaCGGTGACACAGGTCCGTCTAGTGCCGGACAAAAAGAACGACAAGCAGTGTGCAGCGTACGTTAAATTTACCACCTTCCTCGAGACAGCCCTGGCCATTGAAAACTGCAATCCATGCTACAAGGCAAAGTTTTGCGTCCCACGCAACAAACTGCAGCAGGAAAAGGAACCGAAGTGTCATGCGAGCGAACCGGTGAACCGAAAGCGAAGTCATTCTCCAGAACGTCCTTCCTCTACGCGAGGTGATACGAAACTGGTGGCCATCTGTAGCGTTCAGTTGAATCAGGATCGGATATGGCGGTTATTCGATATCTGTCCAGGCATGAAGTACTGCAATATAGTCACTGCAA ATGATATAAACATTACCGCGACGGTGGTATACTCCAATCGTGACGATGCCCAGCGGGCTGTGGATAAAATCCATGGCTTAGAGTATCCGATTGGCGAAAGGGTTATTGTGCGGTTTGAGGAGGAGTTCAAGGATGAAATAATCACCAAAGACGCACTGTCCCAATTCGGACCACCAAAACCGCTCGTTACAGAGCAAGTGCCTTGTGTAAAGAAGGCCTTTTTCATTTGCATGCCCGAAGCCATCTCGGTGAAGCTGCTCACCGATGCTTTCTGTCGGTTTGGGGATTTAATGAAGGTGTACATTGTGCCAGGTAAAAGGCACGGTTACGCAGAGTTTGCCAGTGATGTGGCGGCCAATCGTGCCATCCAGCAACTGCATGGCGTACACTTGGGCGATTGCCGGCTTAAGGTGCTGGAATGTGCCGAGTATAGTGGAGAGAACAAACGCAACAAGCTGGAACATTAG
- the LOC131289033 gene encoding RNA-binding protein 45-like — MANEQPTVPDLNSPPFSRLFVLCGRQVTAAALEECFSPYGSVEQCHIVQDQSTGQSKGIGFVKFQKTSHAARALKEADGKHIEPEPKPIRVEIATSTIESKPLDCLRLKVKCPADLDADAVKAEFSKISAVNSVQLVPDKKSPGNNVAYLTFESFLDAALAYETAKPEHKAKFAKIKPRKVSLESQPQEAKAFFRPFTRRRSSALLPPTKLTVLCSSTLTQNQIWRLFDIIPGLVNCSISHDGGSMGTATVTYNNSQSAKYARDKLHKFEYPIGEKIVVRDGAE; from the exons ATGGCGAACGAGCAGCCTACGGTTCCCGACTTAAACTCTCCGCCATTCTCGAGGCTTTTCGTACTTTGTGGCCGCCAGGTGACTGCGGCCGCTTTGGAGGAGTGCTTTTCGCCGTATGGCAGCGTGGAGCAGTGCCACATTGTGCAGGATCAGAGCACCGGACAGTCGAAGGGCATCGGATTTGTGAAGTTCCAGAAAACGTCCCATGCGGCCCGAGCGCTCAAGGAAGCCGACGGCAAGCACATCGAGCCGGAACCGAAACCCATCCGGGTGGAAATCGCCACCAG CACAATCGAATCGAAACCGCTGGATTGCTTGCGCCTGAAGGTGAAGTGTCCCGCCGATCTGGACGCCGACGCGGTCAAGGCGGAGTTCAGCAAAATTTCCGCCGTCAACAGTGTGCAGCTGGTGCCGGACAAGAAGTCGCCGGGTAACAATGTGGCCTACCTGACGTTCGAATCGTTCCTCGATGCGGCGCTCGCGTACGAAACGGCCAAGCCCGAGCACAAGGCCAAGTTCGCCAAGATTAAACCCCGCAAGGTAAGTCTGGAGTCGCAACCGCAGGAAGCGAAGGCGTTCTTCCGGCCGTTCACTCGCCGACGGTCTTCCGCGTTGCTTCCGCCCACAAAGCTGACCGTGCTGTGCAGCTCGACGCTGACGCAGAATCAGATCTGGCGCCTATTCGACATCATACCGGGGCTGGTTAACTGCTCCATATCGCACGATGGTGGCTCCATGGGAACGGCCACGGTTACGTACAACAACTCGCAGTCGGCAAAGTATGCCCGGGACAAACTGCACAAATTCGAATACCCGATTGGTGAGAAAATCGTCGTTAGAGATGGCGCCGAATGA